The following coding sequences are from one Triticum dicoccoides isolate Atlit2015 ecotype Zavitan chromosome 4A, WEW_v2.0, whole genome shotgun sequence window:
- the LOC119283673 gene encoding uncharacterized protein LOC119283673 translates to MAAEAIARRPLKPPPPPPIQSPPPSALPFHRTEPHVPHVDDASLFLLILLSAPLPTTMSSPHAIQSPKAAVDSLVAILGRALPDSLAAAGDPAAALLHDDGVARAVTGRLRGAGSGAGQDALCGWLYGAFQPGLPALQLAVLRFVPTLAGVYMSRAVSRKPLAGFEAVLLTLYAHAVAQRGSGEAETVTLPNMNKPSVYHEAIKPTSAPPAAKPGKADDSDVAELSPALEPHGTMRATRRGRIVGAVLELYHSKIGLMPLSSKMDFCEFCVAWTGKHRSDDKARIASAESGEEKWRRVPMPWELFQPALRIVGHCLLGPTNSDQLRTQAARASQCLYLRAMEIMDARAVLACRSLVRLSQMVEEPIPEPSFAGVEANMAELETMRTNILSGKK, encoded by the exons ATGGCGG CTGAAGCGATAGCGCGCCGCCCGCtcaaacctcctcctcctcctccgatccAATCGCCTCCTCCTTCGGCCCTTCCCTTCCATCGCACCGAACCACACGTCCCGCACGTCGACGACGCcagcctcttcctcctcatcctcctgtCCGCACCGCTGCCGACGACGATGTCGTCGCCACATGCGATCCAGAGCCCCAAGGCCGCCGTCGACTCGCTCGTCGCCATCCTGGGCCGCGCGCTCCCGGACTCCCTCGCCGCGGCCGGCGACCCCGCGGCCGCGCTCCTCCACGACGACGGCGTCGCCCGCGCCGTCACGGGACGCCTCCGCGGCGCCGGCTCGGGCGCCGGCCAGGACGCCCTCTGCGGCTGGCTCTACGGCGCCTTCCAGCCCGGCCTCCCGGCGCTGCAGCTCGCAGTGCTGCGCTTCGTGCCGACGCTCGCGGGCGTGTACATGTCCCGCGCCGTCTCCCGGAAGCCGCTCGCCGGGTTCGAGGCCGTGCTGCTCACGCTGTACGCGCACGCCGTGGCGCAGCGGGGGTCCGGGGAGGCCGAGACAGTGACGCTGCCCAACATGAACAAGCCCAGCGTGTACCACGAGGCGATCAAGCCTACGTCCGCGCCGCCGGCGGCCAAGCCGGGCAAGGCCGACGACTCCGACGTCGCCGAGCTCTCCCCCGCGCTGGAGCCGCACGGCACAATGCGCGCCACGCGCCGCGGCCGCATCGTCGGCGCGGTGCTGGAGCTCTACCACTCCAAGATCGGGCTCATGCCGCTCTCCTCCAAGATGGACTTCTGCGAGTTCTGCGTCGCGTGGACGGGGAAGCACCGCAGCGACGACAAGGCCCGGATCGCGTCCGCCGAGAGCGGCGAGGAGAAGTGGCGGAGGGTGCCTATGCCGTGGGAGCTGTTCCAGCCGGCGCTCCGGATCGTGGGGCATTGCCTGCTGGGCCCGACCAACTCCGACCAGTTGAGGACGCAGGCCGCCCGGGCGTCGCAGTGCCTCTACCTGAGGGCCATGGAGATCATGGACGCGCGCGCCGTGCTGGCCTGCAGGAGCCTCGTCAGGCTGTCGCAGATGGTGGAGGAGCCGATCCCGGAGCCGTCCTTCGCCGGCGTCGAGGCCAACATGGCAGAGCTGGAGACCATGAGGACCAACATCCTTAGCGGCAAGAAGTAA